The genomic segment GGAGCCAATAAAGTATTCGGTTTCTGGATCTACCTGATGAGCGACTGTATTTTGTTCGCCACCCTGTTCGCCACCTACGCCGTTCTGAGCAACAGCGTGGCGGGCGGGCCGACGGGCAAAGAGATTTTCGAGCGGCCGTTCGTCCTGGTCGAAACCCTCTTCCTGCTGTTCAGTAGTATCACCTACGGCATGGAGATCCTGGCCATGTACCGCGGCGACAAGAGCCGGGTCAACGTCTGGCTGGGCCTGACTTTCCTGTTCGGTCTGGGCTTTATCTGCATGGAGCTCTACGAGTTTCATCATCTGATTGCCGAAGGCTATGGCCCGGATCGCAGCGCCTTCCTGTCCGGCTTCTTCACGCTGGTGGGCACCCATGGTCTGCACGTCACCTCCGGCCTTATCTGGATGGTGGTGATGATGGTTCAGGTCTCCCGTCGTGGTCTGACCCCGGTCAACCAAACCCGCCTGCAGTGCCTGAGCCTGTTTTGGTACTTTCTTGACGTGGTCTGGATTTGCGTCTTTACCGTGGTGTATTTAATGGGGGCACTTTAATGAGTCATGCATCCGCAGGGCATACCGGCGCCAACCACGGCAGCCATAAGTCCTATCTGATTGGTTTTATTCTCTCCATCATCCTGACGGTGATTCCGTTCGCCATGGTGATGCAGGGCTCCGCCAGCGAAAGTACGCTGATAGCGGTGCTGGTGATTTGCGCCGTGGTGCAGATTGTCGTGCATCTGGTGTATTTCCTGCACTTCAATACGTCATCCGAGCAGCAGTGGAACCTGATAGCCTTTGTATTTGCGGTGATGATCATCGCAATCCTGGTGGTCGGCTCCTTGTGGATTATGTGGTACCTTAATCACAACTTGATGGGCCACTAACAGAGCGCAACGGTAATGATTAAGCAATACCTGCAAGTAACAAAACCAGGAATTATTTTCGGTAATCTAATTTCTGTCATCGGGGGCTTTTTGCTGGCTGCAAAGGGCCAGATAGACTATGCCCTGTTTCTCGCCACGCTGGTCGGTGTATCGCTGGTGGTCGCCTCGGGTTGCGTATTTAACAACTATATCGATCGCGACATCGACCGGAAAATGGAAAGGACCAAAAACAGGGTCTTGGTGAGAGGGTTGATTTCTCTGAAAGCCAGTCTGGTTTACGCTACGGTGCTGGGTATTGTCGGTTTTGCACTGCTGTATCTGGCGGCCAATCCGCTGGCCATGTGGCTGGCGGTAATGGGCTTTATCGTCTATGTCGGCGTATACAGCCTGTATATGAAGCGCAAATCCGTCTACGGTACTCTTATCGGCAGCTTGTCCGGCGCCGCGGCGCCGGTGATTGGCTACTGCGCCGTCAGCGACCGGTTCGACACCGGCGCATTGATTTTGCTACTGATCTTCAGCCTGTGGCAAATGCCGCACTCTTATGCCATCGCCATCTTCCGTTTCAAGGATTATCAGGCGGCGTCGATTCCGGTGTTGCCGGTAAAACGCGGCATTTCGGTCACTAAACACCATATTACCCTGTATATCATCGGTTTTATGGTGGCGACGCTGATGTTGACGCTGAGCGGTTATGCCGGCTACAAATACCTGATTGTCGCCGCCTCGGTCAGCGTTTGGTGGCTGGGCATGGCGCTACAGGGCTATAAATCCGCAAATGACGATAAAGTCTGGGCGCGCAAGCTGTTCATCTTTTCGATCGTTGCTATCACCTTGCTCAGCGTGATGATGTCGGTGGACTTTATGGTGCCTTCCGCCACCAGCCTGCTCGCCTACGTCTGGTAGCCATCCGCCTTACCCTCTTTCCGGCAGGGCGCAGGCCCTGCCCTCTTCCTGTCCTTTTCACCTCATTGTCAGCCATGGCCGCCGGAGCTGCGACGGCGCCGCGCTCCGACTATCGCCACGCCCGCCGGACAAAGGCGTATGACGTTAACATCTGTTAAATATCATTCCATTTCCCGTCATGCGTTAAGGCATTACAATGGCCCGGTAAGATATTTCGAGGTAGTGATGAACGACACAAAAATGACCGGCATGGAGCTGCGGGCCACCTGGGGCCTGGGTACGGTATTTTCACTGCGCATGCTGGGCATGTTCATGGTATTGCCGGTATTGACCACCTACGGCATGGCCTTGCAGGGGGCCAGCGAATCGCTTATCGTCGGCGGCTTGCTGGTCTTCGCTCTCGGCAGCGCCATTGCCGTGCTGACCGACAACATTTGGGGGGTGATACTCGGCCGCGCGTTGCAGGGATCCGGTGCAATTGCCGCCGCGGTAATGGCGCTGCTGTCGGATTTGACCCGCGAACAAAACCGCACCAAAGCGATGGCGTTTATCGGCGTTAGCTTTGGCGTGACCTTTGCCATCGCCATGGTGGTGGGCCCGATCGTCACCCACGCCATCGGACTAAACGGCCTGTTCTGGGGCATCACCGCGCTGGCGCTGGCGCTGGCCGGCGTCGTGCTTACCCTATTGGTGGTGCCCACCGCCGGCGACCATACGCTCAACCGCGAGTCGGGCATCGTGCGCGGCAGCGTCGGCAAAGTCCTGGCCAATCCACAATTGCTAAAACTCAATATGGGTATTTTTTGCCTGCACGCCATGCTGATGTCGAGCTTCGTCGCCTTGCCGCCCATGATGGCCGGCGCCGGCTTTTTGCTTAGCGAACAATGGAAAGTGTATCTGATCACCATGCTGGTTTCGTTTGCCGCGGTGGTGCCGGCGATCATTTACGCCGAAGTTAAGCGCCATATGAAGCGCGTCTTTCTGGGTTGCGTGACGCTGCTGCTGTTTGCCGAGCTGGTATTGCTCGCGGCGGGCAACCATCTGTGGGTAATGTTCGCCAGCATCCAACTGTTCTTTCTGGCATTCAACGTTATGGAGGCCCTCTTACCTTCGTTGATTAGCAAAGAGTCACCGGCCGGCTATAAAGGGACCGCTATGGGCGTGTACTCCACCAGCCAGTTTCTCGGCGTTGCATTCGGCGGCACGCTCGGCGGTTTTCTGTTTCAGCTTCAGGGGGCGTGGCTGGTGTTTCTGGCGGGGGCGGTAATAGCGTTGGCCTCGTGGGGGGTGAGCGCGACGCTGCGTGAACCGCCCTACGTCAGCAGTCTGCGCATTGCCCTGCCCGGTCGCGCGGCGGCCGATAATCAACTGGCGCAGCGTCTACAGGCGCAGCCTGGCGTAACCGAAGTGGTGGTGGTGCCCGAAGAGCGCAGCGCCTACATCAAGGTGGATACCAAACAAATCAACCGCGCGGCGCTGGAAAAGGCG from the Candidatus Sodalis pierantonius str. SOPE genome contains:
- the cyoE gene encoding heme o synthase produces the protein MIKQYLQVTKPGIIFGNLISVIGGFLLAAKGQIDYALFLATLVGVSLVVASGCVFNNYIDRDIDRKMERTKNRVLVRGLISLKASLVYATVLGIVGFALLYLAANPLAMWLAVMGFIVYVGVYSLYMKRKSVYGTLIGSLSGAAAPVIGYCAVSDRFDTGALILLLIFSLWQMPHSYAIAIFRFKDYQAASIPVLPVKRGISVTKHHITLYIIGFMVATLMLTLSGYAGYKYLIVAASVSVWWLGMALQGYKSANDDKVWARKLFIFSIVAITLLSVMMSVDFMVPSATSLLAYVW
- a CDS encoding MFS transporter, translating into MNDTKMTGMELRATWGLGTVFSLRMLGMFMVLPVLTTYGMALQGASESLIVGGLLVFALGSAIAVLTDNIWGVILGRALQGSGAIAAAVMALLSDLTREQNRTKAMAFIGVSFGVTFAIAMVVGPIVTHAIGLNGLFWGITALALALAGVVLTLLVVPTAGDHTLNRESGIVRGSVGKVLANPQLLKLNMGIFCLHAMLMSSFVALPPMMAGAGFLLSEQWKVYLITMLVSFAAVVPAIIYAEVKRHMKRVFLGCVTLLLFAELVLLAAGNHLWVMFASIQLFFLAFNVMEALLPSLISKESPAGYKGTAMGVYSTSQFLGVAFGGTLGGFLFQLQGAWLVFLAGAVIALASWGVSATLREPPYVSSLRIALPGRAAADNQLAQRLQAQPGVTEVVVVPEERSAYIKVDTKQINRAALEKAVAV
- a CDS encoding cytochrome o ubiquinol oxidase subunit IV; translated protein: MSHASAGHTGANHGSHKSYLIGFILSIILTVIPFAMVMQGSASESTLIAVLVICAVVQIVVHLVYFLHFNTSSEQQWNLIAFVFAVMIIAILVVGSLWIMWYLNHNLMGH
- a CDS encoding cytochrome o ubiquinol oxidase subunit III, encoding MSTKILSNHDTAHAEHGHHDAGANKVFGFWIYLMSDCILFATLFATYAVLSNSVAGGPTGKEIFERPFVLVETLFLLFSSITYGMEILAMYRGDKSRVNVWLGLTFLFGLGFICMELYEFHHLIAEGYGPDRSAFLSGFFTLVGTHGLHVTSGLIWMVVMMVQVSRRGLTPVNQTRLQCLSLFWYFLDVVWICVFTVVYLMGAL